One window from the genome of Hoplias malabaricus isolate fHopMal1 chromosome 18, fHopMal1.hap1, whole genome shotgun sequence encodes:
- the LOC136674254 gene encoding trace amine-associated receptor 6-like: protein MENTEYRRNITVQYCFPDNNASCRKEVQAGPAYIFLFIILSCISVCTVFLNLLVIISISHFKQLHTPTNLLILSLAVADLLVGLFVMPVNIMQLIDSCWYLGKMACSVIPLISFLAMVASIFSLVLIAVDRYIAVCDPLLYHTRVTVSKMSICLTLGWFSCLIYNTIILYFNDHLTPAQLHTTCYGECVLVVKHSWVVVDFVISFVIPCSVILVLYSLIFNVARHQAKAISAVINGASHIKKANTSHTKAATKLGTVIFVYLACCIPYSINSLSAESLTTASMVWPVFTWILYINSSVNPLLYAVFYVWFRASVKYIVTCRIFESSSSRLILYSEHS from the coding sequence ATGGAAAACACAGAATACAGACGAAACATCACAGTCCagtactgctttcctgacaataatgcaTCTTGCAGAAAGGAGGTCCAAGCAGGCCctgcttatatatttctgttcattattctctcatgtatatctgtctgtactgtgtttctgaacctgctggtgatcatctccatctctcacttcaagcagctccacactccaaccaacctgctcatcctctctctggctgtggctgatcttctgGTGGGTCTGTTTGTTATGCCTGTGAACATAATGCAGCTGATAGACTCATGTTGGTATCTTGGTAAAATGGCATGCTCTGTAATTCCACTGATCAGTTTTCTTGCAATGGTGGCATCTATATTTAGTCTGGTATTAATTGCAGTAGATCGATACATTGCTGTGTGTGACCCCTTGCTTTATCACACTAGAGTCACTGTGAGTAAAATGTCTATATGCCTAACTCTGGGCTGGTTTTCCTGCCTAATATATAAtactattattttgtattttaatgatCATCTCACTCCAGCACAGCTTCACACTACATGCTACGGTGAATGTGTTCTTGTTGTAAAACATTCTTGGGTAGTTGTTGATTTTGTGATTTCATTTGTAATTCCTTGCTCTGTTATACTGGTGTTGTATAGTTTGATTTTTAATGTGGCGAGacatcaagccaaagctatTAGCGCTGTGATCAATGGTGCATCACatataaaaaaagcaaacactTCTCACACTAAAGCAGCCACAAAATTAGGCACcgtcatttttgtttatcttGCATGCTGTATACCTTATAGCATAAATTCTCTTTCAGCTGAAAGCTTGACAACTGCATCAATGGTGTGGCCAGTGTTTACTTGGATATTATATATTAACTCTTCTGTAAACCCACTACTGTATGCTGTTTTCTATGTGTGGTTTAGAGCATCAGTGAAGTATATTGTAACTTGCAGAATATTTGAATCCTCATCTTCAAGATTAATTTTGTATAGTGAGCATTCATAA
- the LOC136674380 gene encoding trace amine-associated receptor 6-like, with translation MENTEYRRNITVQYCFPDNNASCRKEVQAGPAYIFLFIILSCISVCTVFLNLLVIISISHFKQLHTPTNLLIRSLAAADLLVGLFVMPVNIMQLIDSCWYLGEMACSVIPLISFLAMVASIFSLVLIAVDRYIAVCDPLLYHTRVTVSNMSICLTLGWFSCLIYDTIFLYFNNHLTPAQLHTTCYGECVLVIKHPWLVADVVISFVIPCSVILVLYSLIFNVARHQAKAIRAVINGASHIKNISGSHQTKAAKKLGTIILVYLACYIPYSLNSISTESLTTASMVWPLFTWILYINSSVNPLLYSLFYVWFRASVKYIVTCRIFESSSSRFTLYSEHS, from the coding sequence ATGGAAAACACAGAATACAGACGAAACATCACAGTCCagtactgctttcctgacaataatgcaTCATGCAGAAAGGAGGTCCAAGCAGGCCctgcttatatatttctgttcattattctctcatgtatatcagtgtgcactgtgtttctgaatctGCTGGTGAtaatctctatctctcacttcaagcagctccacactccaaccaacctgctcaTCCGCTCTCTGGCTGCGGCTGATCTTCTGGTGGGTCTATTTGTTATGCCTGTGAATATAATGCAGCTGATAGACTCATGTTGGTATCTTGGTGAAATGGCATGCTCTGTGATTCCATTGATCAGTTTTCTTGCAATGGTGGCATCTATATTTAGTCTGGTATTAATTGCAGTAGATCGATACATTGCTGTGTGTGACCCCTTGCTTTATCACACTAGAGTCACTGTGAGTAATATGTCTATATGCCTAACTCTGGGCTGGTTTTCCTGCTTAATATATGACactatttttttgtattttaataacCATCTCACTCCAGCACAGCTTCACACTACATGCTACGGTGAATGTGTTCTTGTCATAAAACATCCTTGGTTAGTTGCTGATGTTGTGATTTCATTTGTAATCCCTTGCTCTGTTATACTGGTGTTGTATAGTTTGATTTTCAATGTGGCGAGacatcaagccaaagctatCAGGGCTGTGATCAATGGTGCTTCACACATAAAAAACATTTCAGGCTCTCATCAAACTAAAGCAGCCAAAAAATTAGGCACCATAATTTTGGTTTATCTTGCTTGCTATATACCATATAGCTTAAATTCTATCTCAACTGAAAGCTTGACAACTGCATCAATGGTGTGGCCATTGTTTACCTGGATATTATATATTAACTCCTCTGTGAACCCACTACTGTATTCTCTTTTCTATGTGTGGTTTAGAGCATCAGTGAAGTATATTGTAACTTGCAGAATATTTGAATCCTCATCTTCAAGATTCACTTTGTATAGTGAGCATTCATAA